TCCTGAAAACTTCTACAACTGTTTTGCAAAGAAACTTTAAAAGCTACACTTTCAtggtttttctcatttttattattcAGTTTTTAGAGGCTAAGAACGTCCCAATTTTCTGCAAGATTCTTCTGAGGAAAAccatttttggaaaaaagtCCGTAGGAAAACTTTGCTGGGATGATGTTAAGGGTATGATTCATAGATTTAGAACCACAAAACAATTGATTCATCTATGGCAGTTCGAAATATTCAGGACAGTTTGCTATTGATACCTTTGTAGACCTTTTCTCAGGGAGGAAGTTGATGGAAGCCTTGCTGTACAGGTGGATGGTACTTATACCTACTTAGAAAttagaacaatttttccaaGTATGGGTTACTTCTGGTGTTGGTGGTTGTTTAGTCTTGTGGGAATCTGGCGCGATATATAAAATTAGATTTCTCTTGCATGGAGTGGAAAATGGGGCATCTTGACTTCTAAGCAGATAACTCCTAATGGTTTGCAAGTAGGTTTGTTCACAGAAGGTAGAAACATCTTGTACTAAGGTGATTATGGCTACAAAAGTGATAACTGATGAGGTTTTCGaaatcacaaaaatgaaaactttgcTTGAAACTTTTATGATCAGACGCCCAGAAGTAGGTTAGAAGGATTTCAAAATCGCAACTTAAGATTTGATGCCAAAAATTACATAGAGTAGGCTGGGAAATCTATTCTTGTAAGGGACAAAGGGACATATTGCTGAAGGAAATCAGTGAAAtagatgaaagatctcttataaTCTAAATTGAAGGGGAGAAggacatttttttgctttcgtggatgtcatccaaatatgcgtgctcagagaCACACATATATAGCTTTCAGGAAGCTTTTAGGGTGTAAGATTGTATTCATGGATTCATGCCAAGACCCTAGTATCTTTGTTTTTTGCTTAGGAAAGCACTTATTCTAGATGGGATGCTGCCATGTCccatatatgtgtgcatgtgtgtatttatatatacttttagtgagaaagacaaacagagagacagagggcccatttttttgtgaaagtcGTGAGAACATATTAATTCTAGGCCATATTAGGTGTATAGACTGGAAACACTATAATCTTTgcagttttgtttttgtaagtTGATTTCTGCATATTTTGACATTTCATTTGGGCAGTTTGGTTTTCTTGATGAACATTCTTCATTCTTAGTTTTGAACTATTGCCTCATTGCAGAACCTAATTTCTGAAACTTGTGTCCCTTGCTGATTGTTTGACTACCTGTCATGAGGTTTGTGAAATTGCTGTCTTTACAGTTGAGAAAAATGCAACTAGTCTCCATTAGTTGAGAAGTCTAATTAATACAACAACTATCTGGCACTTTTCTTTCTGCAGTTGTAATAATTTGCAGTCTTATGCATAGGTATTATCACTTTCTTAAAGAACTTGTTTTTCCCTAAATGCTGTAGGACGGGTTTCAGTGGAAGGGAAGGTGGAACACAAATTTGATATGAAgccaaataatgaaaatattgaGGAATATCGAAGATTGTGCAGGGAAAGGACAAACAAATCCAAGATAAAAGTTAGACAAGTTCAGGTGTGCATCttattttttcagttgtttCGGTTGACaattttccccttcttttttctGGATACTGATCAAATTCTACTTTTACCTTGAAGGTGATCGATAATGATCGTGGAGTACATATGAGGCCCATGCCTGGAATGGTTGGCTTGCTTGGCTCGAATTCAAAGGCATTTACTTCACGCCTTGTGCTATGGGAGTTTTATCCATTTGCTTTCCTTTTGACGAAGTTGGAAGATACTGCTCGCTTAGGATGTAGTTAATGCAGTGTTCTCTATAACTGTGATGTAAGCTGTATTACATTGTATTATAGAaacttcttttctgttttggtCCTTGTGGCCTGGATAGTCTCAATCAAatgtgctgtttttttttttctggttggtGGATAGGGAACTGAGGGtataattatattattataCAGAGTTCAGCAGTTTTTACCTTCTTTTGTTGACACAAGCCTCTTaagtttttcattcttttggtcACTGGATATCACCTCTCAGCAGTGATCCTGTTTCTGAACCCAGGATAAGAAGAAAACTGCTCCAGTGAAGGGTCAGGACATGAAAAGAACACGTAGGGATCGTGGTGAACTGGAAGATATCATGTTCAAGCTTTTTGAAAGACAGCCAAATTGGACTTTAAAGCAGCTTGTGCAAGAGACAGACCAGCCTGCGGTATTGCTCTTGATCTTAAATTATAGTATCTTCAGCTTTTCTTTTACCAACTTGCTTTTCTGATGGGAATTACAGAATTTAATGAGtggaaaaacaaatttaaattaTCATTGGAATTACAGTGTAATTGTAGTGGAAATGGGGAATTTGGGTTCCTTGAGGATGGCTAGTTCCTTTTGCTTTCTCAGAGGTTTGCCAAAGCCACAGACAAATATTTCTGTCTTTTTACAGAATGTTGCCAGTCGCTATCGCTAGCATTTCTTTATAGCTCTTGCATACTTGTGCCTCTGCACAAACACACGcactcgcacacacacacataagggCACACATATCTGGTGTTCTTTTAGCAGTTCTAGGTGGTGGCATTAGACAAATCTCATATGTCCAATCAGTATGAATGTTGATGTTATGTTGTGTGGTCCAAATAATAAGATTTTGCTGGATTGTTATCTTTCTTTGTGATATTGAACCTCATTGCCAATCTCTATAGCTTGTTCATGATTGTACCCATCAGCTTGTTGACAATGACGTGGGTGTCCTTGATGTCGACGAACACTTGACACCCTTGTAAGTGTGCATTATACTCTTGTAAGTGTTTGGTTATGAAGAAGAAACCCAAGGCACAAATTTTTGTCAGGGTTCtggtaggaaaaaaaaaaaaggtttgcaTTATGCTAATCATACATTATTGCAGTTGAAGACATGAAATCTGGGAATGGACCTCCTACGTGAACATGTAAAAGTTAAATAGAACCATTAAACCTATTGCCTCCCAAAGGAAATTCTATAGTCTGTGCCTATGTCTTGTTGACGTGATTTTTATTTACAAAACCACACACAGATATGTGTGTATTGGGGGGAGAGAGAATTATGCAGTGAAATGTGAAACACTCGGCATCGTCAAGATTTAAGATAATTGGgttttggatgagatattgaAGAAATTATTGGGGTTGGGAATCATTGTAGAAACTGAGTAAATGGATGTCATATTCAAGATTTTGTATTTGCCAACAAGTTTCTATAATCAGAATCATGTCAAATACTTAACCGAATGCATGATAAGGGGAAAATTGTTGTGCCCCTGAAAAGATCAATCTTTAATTCATTGTCATTGTGTGCTGGAGCAACTCGTCATGGTTAAGTGTGTGGAAACGGACCTATAGGAAATGGTAGTAACTGTAGGCCTTAATTGTGTTAACAGCTTGTTGCTTGATTGACACTGCTAATTCTCTGTTTTGAACCCGTTTCAGCAATTCTTGAAGGAGATCCTCAATGAACTGTGCGTTTATAACAAGCGAGGAACAAACCAGGGAACTTATGAGCTTAAGCCAGAATATAAAAAATCTGCTGAGGAGGTTGATGCTGATTAGATTCCCTTGCAGATGAAAGATGAGAAGTGAGGCTAGTAGGATGCCTTCTGCATTGAGCATGAAGGCGGAATCTTTGCTTTGCCTTCTGCTGAGTGTACTTGAGAATGTAGAATGTAAACGATGTCAGGAAAATTAAAGGTTGTTCGCGTCTGTTGGTATGAAAATCTTGATATGTTTTGCTAATGCAAAGACTGTACTGGTTATGTTGGTCGGAAATAGATAAAAAATTGTTGCTGTTTCAAGGCATTTCAACCTTTTGTACTGCTACTAGTGGCATGAGCTTCCTGCTGTTTCCAATAAGCAGATAATAACGTACTTGGAAACGCTATGATGCGGTCTTGGTGGTCGTCATGCCTGGCTCATTGATTATCCAAGGCAGGACAGCAAGCATGTTCACCTACGCAAGCTGTTGTTCTGGAACTTAGATGCTACTGTCGTTGCACGTGAATTTTTTCCTGCTTGCTAGTAATTCACACAAACCATGTAGCAGCATCACATCTCTAGCTGGAAGTTGAGTTATGGGACACATAAAGTTTAAGGTATATATTCTCTCGTGCAGTGTATGTAGGCAATCATGGGAATTTATTCGGTGTGCACAAGAGTGATTATGCTCCTCTTTTGACTTTTGATATGGTTTTGATTATATAGAAACGCATTGTTTTGATCAGCATCTGTAGCTAATTATTAGTAACGAGGAATTCATATCAGGTATGAAGTAAGAAACTTGGTTTTGATCTGCACTTGttaattattcaaaatttctcatgcTTGTGACCTTTGTGGATTTCAATAATCCTCCAAATGCTGATTCTAGGTTGTAGACCTGCCTACGCATTCCTTTGTTCTCGGATTAAGGAACAACTGGTATCCTTACGCCATCCACAGATGGAACTTTCAGCGACTTTCCAGTTTCTTGTGCTGAACTGTTTAAGACCATGTTTTCTAAATAAGAGCAGATTTCTGGTGACCATTTCCTCATAGAATGTGAAACAAACGGGCCATACAGGAAACCGGTTGCCCATGTGAGACTAAGGATGATCTATGGATCATTTTCCCTCATTAATTTGCTCTGACGTCCAACAGGATAAGGGGCAGACGTTATATTTTCGGATTTGAAAGTCTCAGCGATCGCAAGTCACATCAGTCGCCAAATTCAAGATCAACAAGCATACCCAAAATGTCTTGATCTTGCTTAATTGGATTCAAGTATAAATTACAACAGCAAGCCAAGACTCGGATCTGAATCAGGTATATCATAGTGGTTTCGGCTCAGTTGAGAGTTCCGTGATAAAGTCTCTTGACTTGTAACTGAATGAAGGGCTCGGAACAATCTGATTGGATGCATCATTTGTTTATCAAATCCACCGAAAGAAAGATTTGGATTCTACCAGTCCATTGTATTTGAACTAACTATATCCGTGCTGAATAAGAAATTTGCAGTATTGAACAATTACCTGATTTTGTAACTAACAATTTATGAAGATTAAAGGTTTGAAGTGAAACTATCTTAaccttagaaagaaaaatgttggctGCAATTTTTTTGACAATATAAAAAGTTTACAATGTGGTTTTACTATCGGTAACTGTTTAAGTGTTCTTCTGAAAATTTCCCCAATAAGTAAATAAGTACAGAAAAGTATTCTGACATTTGGGCTCTACACGTAATAAGAAGCAGATCGGAAGGATAAGAAAATTCACCTGCTTTTACAGGTTCAAACAGGGATCGGGTTCTTCTCGTCGTATTTTGCCGTCCTTTCCCATCCTCGTTATTATCGACGTTGGTCCTGACACGAACCCTCTCACAACCAGAGAGTTTCGCATTCTTGTTCTTGGGCAACGACCATTCTTCCCGGTGGTGCTGACCCGAAGCTTAACCCCTGTACTCTCATCCTCTTGACGACGTTACTACATCTCTCTCTTCCGAAGCTCCCACCTGTTTGCTAGTTGCTACCAAtgttagctctctctctctctctctctcacccacactcgcacacacacacacacacaaggtcAGGTGGTATGCTTGTTCTTGGGCAGCGACCTTTCTTCCCGGTGGTGCAGACACGAAACTTTAACCCTTGGACTCTCATCTTCTTGTTGATGTTACTACATCTCTCTGTTCCGAAGCACCCACCTGTTTGCTACCAAggttagctctctctctctctctcacacacacacaaggtcATTCGTGCTTCTGGTATTCTCTTTTGTACCATTTGGATGAAAACGGGTATCCGTTGTTCAAATTTAAGTAGTTTTATTCCTTGAATGCTAGTTGTTTGTCGGTTTATGCGAAAATGGCGTCGTCTGTGGTGTCTTCTTCCTAAAACTTGTCCAATGTCCAAAGCAAAAGCAACATTTGAATATGTCCAACGTCAAATCACATTCTACCAATAATCTTCACAGTATCGGAGAATGGGTCCGAATGACTCTCTGGTTTGTATCCACACAATTGAAATTTCAGTTACCTATGACAAAGCGTGTGGTTTGCAAGACTGTCTGTGcaacaaccttttttttcttaattcatcAAACACGTAAAGTGTTTTACATGTACCTTTTTCATCACAGAAATAAGTATAACTGAGCttctgttatttgtattaacaGTTGATGTCTGCACCTTGCAACCTTGCAAGCACAAGCTTATGGGCTTTTCTGAATGTTACAAGTTCAAGCTTCTTCACAGGCACTGTTACTATATATACTGTGGAAGAAAGTACTCTGAGGGCCTCAAACTGTCATGAATCAAAGTTATCATCCAATATATTTCTGCTGTCCTGCAATGGGATCTGTCTCCTACTATGAATTCATGAACAGATCCATCGATTTCGATTGTGCTACTTCCTGAAGATCTGGTGACCTCAGAGTCCTCCATCCATCTCCTTACGCCAAAAGCAGCTTCTCTGTTACCAAGCATCGTCAGCACATTGGACAAAGTCACATATCGACCTTTATCCTCCGGAATCAACTCGATAATTTCCTCTGCAATATGCAGTCCCATCTTGTGATATCCATGAATCAGGCAACCATGCAACAAGGCTCCCAATACAGAAATATCCGGGGCAAATGGCATTCTCTCTAGTAAGTTGTGAGCCTCTGCTAGATACCCTCTACGAGACAGAATATCAGTCATGCATCCATAGTGTTCTGCCCTTGGTTCTATCTTATACATCCTTCTCATAATCAGCAAGCATCTCCAACCATCGTCAACCATACCTGCGTGGCTACAGCCCATAAGGACACCCATGAATGTAATCCTATCAGGCTGCAAGCCTAACTTGATCATCTGTGAGAAGAGTGACAGTGAACAAGTCCGACATCCATGTACAGCAAAGCCTGTGATCATGGCATTCCATGATTCTAGGTTCTTCGATTCACTATTTACAAATAATTGTATGCAAAATCCAATCTACCACATCTAGCATACATGTGAACAAGAGCATTTTCCAGTGTCACAGAGCCTTCGATTTTCGCTCTCTCAATAAAAGCGTGTAGCCACTTTCCTTGAGCAAGAGAACCCAGCTCTGAGCAGGCCGAAAGCACCGCAACACGTTGACATAGTTAGGTCTCGGACTCTCACCTTAAGGAGCATCATCCTGCGAAAGAGCTCAAGAGCATCTGAAGCTGACCCACATTCGACCCCGATACCATAGCATTCCAAGCCACAACATCTCTCGTTGGCATTGGAACAAACACTTCCCATGCACCCTCGACGTCGCCATTCTCCACGTAACCAGACAACATTGGTGTCCTCGTGGCCGTGTCCTTCTCAGTAATTCCATCAAATACTCCGCGTGCAGCACGAAGATAGCCGCACCCGGAGTACATTCCGATCAAGGCACTGCCCACAAACGGGTCGCAACCAAAACCGGAGATTATGATCTGTGCGTGGACGGCCACGCCTTCCACAAAAGCAGAGCCCATGGAAGAGCAAGCCTTGACCACAGAAGTGAACACATGCTTGTCAGGGATGAAACCATGGGCCAGCATTTGATGGTAGAGTAGAAGAGCGTGATCTTGGCCTCAGAGGGAGGCTCTAATGGCGGCATTCTACGTGCTCGGATGCGGAGCCTCTTGCTCCACAGGGAAGCGTGGCTGGTTGGCACAGTTCGCGAAGGAAGCCAAGAGCTTGGCTGCATCGCTGGACCCTGCAGCGGCCCTGAGCTGTGAATGGATGTGTTTGGGCTGTTGTACGCTATGGCGGAAGTGGAAGTGACTGGTGTCGGCCAAAAGGGACTGAGTGGCGATGAAGGTGCCGCTGGGGAGGATGCCGCTGCATCCGGCGACAAAGATATCATCTTTGACGCATGGACGCATGATTGGAACAGGTGTCATTGAAGTCGACCTGAACCAGAAGATTCTCATCAAATGGGTGTCAAGGTAACCCATTCCATTGGCGGTTCGATGGTGGGAACCCATCCTTTTCTCCTGTTTACGATTTCTCTTTCTACGATGGTTTTACCATACACCATTTaacttgaaaattcaaaatcataatatatatatatatatatatatatatatgtttttttttagtcaattttatacattttttcctttttctttcaaaaataaatgtgataatCTTTGCCgcttttatacatttttcttctAAATGATGTTTTGATATGCTTTCTTGGTTGAGCTTGGGAAAAGAGTACCAACAGCCTTGGGATTTGATTCCAAGTGATTGCATGGAATCAATACCTTTTCTCAGAAACGTCATGAATCACATTCTTGAAGTTCCATCGGCTAAGTAAAGATTATTTTAAAGTATTTGTCCTCTATGCTTTAGATGAGGTGTATTTTCAGCACAGAATTTCTGAAGAACAAAAGCGTCACTGGAGAAAATCACAATCACCACGCATTTGAACAAGTGTCATCAGAATCGAATCAGTGCAGTGGCCGATATAACAGTGCCATGTGACATAATTCgactttcttttaaatattttgcattttcttagttatatatgttttcatctaaaaaaaatactttctAAATAATTTTTACCATTCCCAACCAATTCAGTTGAATTGATGGATCTCTAAGGACAGCGAATCGCAGCTACATGCCTGAAGCCATGAGGCTCTGATCATCTTTGGTTTCTTACAAAGACTAGCTGCACCCATGTTACTCAGATTAGATACTGAATTTATATCCAGGTAACATTCATCTGAATTTGGGCTAACAGTGGATCTACACACGGTAAGAGCGTTTACACCCAAGAGATGGATTGGAATCTCTGCATAAGTTCAGGAATGGAACTCCAATGGAATGTCCAATTTGAGAGTCGATGTATGGCCCAGAGTGATTAAACTGTGTTgtgtgaaatttgaaaattcatgaTCTTGGAGAACTTAATAAACCAAAGCAGGTGTTCTGAATCTTGGCTCTGGATTCTGAACCAACCTCACTGGTACTCTTAAGCTGAGTTCTACTAAATTCAAATGTCAATCCTTTATTTTGGTAGTGATGGCTGAAGATATAACAAGATTTATGTGAAGCTGCCAGTCTGCAGAATACCCTGCATTACAAGAGCTGCAATTTCTCGGCAAATGAAATGCGTGTTGTTAAGAACATGATTCAACAAATATAATGTGCAGCCACATGTTATGATCCAACGCATATGGTGAAGATGACTCCCCATTGAACAGCATATACAGATTTTCAAGAGAACTTTTTCCTCATGCCACTGGCTTCATGAGTTCCCCTCATCATCATGgcaaaaaattcttcataattGATGACTCCATCCTGTACAGAATccatttttcaatgtaaatgAGGAATTTCTTCATACCCAGGCAATTTGATGAAGGTGCTTTAATAATGTAAAACATCAGACTAGAAGACATGACAGCTAAGAGAAAACCTTCAATCTAGAAAATATTTCTCAGGAACAAGTAGATTACATTGTTTGTGTCCACTTCATCAAGAACTTCCTTGATAGTGCTTTCATCACCCATACCATAACCTTTCATAGCCTGATACAACTCGTCTGTGGTGATATAACTGCAAAAAATAAGGAGACCAAATTGTCAATGGAGACGTACTGACTAGTTTAAAGTTGAAAGCTTTCACCTTGGTTGAATCTGCCAAGAAAAGACGTAATCTACTATGTAATTGCGGAATATGAAACATTCTTACAGAAACAGGCATTTACCCGTCATTATCCTTGTCAAAGTATTGAAAAGCCTTAATTAAGTTTTCTTCTGTTTGCAACCTGTGCCGATGCATGGTTGCAGTGATGAACTCAACATAATCAATGGTCCCATTTTTATCAACATCAGCCTGTGCGCATAAAGAAAGTTTATTCCACATATCCCTTGTCTAATTAGGTTggaaattttaaaactaaacagTAACTAACAGCATCCATCAGTTGCTTCACTTCAGCTTCAGTAAGTTGTGATCCTAGTCTAGCCAAACCAGTTTTTAGCTCTTCATATGTGATAGTGCCGCTATTATCAGTATCCATGTTTCTGAACATCTCCTTCAACCCCTTGATCTCTTCCTCTGAAATGTTTTCAGCGATAACCTATGTGTACAAACAGAGAAATAGTGAAATGCAATATTAATAGGAAGAAATGGAACTACAGATGTGAGTGTTGCAGTAAACCTTTAGTGCCAATTTCTTTAGCTTGTTCATTGCCCTGAACTGCTTCATCCTAGATAGAACTGCACTGCCTATGGGTTTGTCTGAAGCCACACCATCTCGTTTGATCCATGGATGTTCTGATGCATGTAGCCATCCAAATTACCATTATTTTCGTAAGTGTTGATATGCATGGAATAGAAACAAAATCATTTAAACTCAATGTGAATACATAACATAAACTTTTGAACCACCATTTTCATGCAACTAGTTGCACGACTGGCAGAACAAGGTTAAATGGTTGATCACTAGATAGCTGTCAAAGCATGCAAAAGATTGtgcaaattcaattttatctGTTGTCTTTTAAGTTCATTTTTTCAAGATATTACAGGAGACTTTTAATTGTAAAAGCAGTTGATTTTCACAAGTGAATTGAGACATCTAACCAAGAACTTGGGCAGCTGTGTGGCGCTTCTTTGGATC
This window of the Nymphaea colorata isolate Beijing-Zhang1983 chromosome 2, ASM883128v2, whole genome shotgun sequence genome carries:
- the LOC116249280 gene encoding uncharacterized protein LOC116249280, translating into MDEQAMLETSKAERAVWLMKTPQVVAQTWQNNADAGHPVAKVVLSVDPLQTDPSCSVQFDMELTTTDNANKPKSYSLNMFKDFVPMCVFAETSQGRVSVEGKVEHKFDMKPNNENIEEYRRLCRERTNKSKIKVRQVQVIDNDRGVHMRPMPGMVGLLGSNSKDKKKTAPVKGQDMKRTRRDRGELEDIMFKLFERQPNWTLKQLVQETDQPAQFLKEILNELCVYNKRGTNQGTYELKPEYKKSAEEVDAD